One part of the Thermodesulfobacterium commune DSM 2178 genome encodes these proteins:
- a CDS encoding GGDEF domain-containing response regulator — protein MQDTLPCQKNKILLVDDDRIILKAVSKLISQRLSLPVITAENLSETQKCLKKERQNIGLAVCDYHLPDAEKGEAIDFLLSHNVPTIVLTASYDENLRESILDKGVVDYLVKGTPNIVENLILSIKRTLKNSQTKVLVVEDMPVDRKIIANILKNMLFQVVEASSLREAQKILKEDPQIKLLILDYYFPEEDTLEFLYEIRRGYSKSALGIIVVSGIVKTKMIPVLLKAGANDFLRKPFSQEEFMVRVHNTLDLIELIQELEFLAYHDPLTGLYNRRYFMEEAPKFLSIAKRRNLNLACLVIDIDNFKQINDTYGHEVGDLVLKDLAEKLKETFKREEDIVARFGGEEFVVLILYSDKRAFIEFIEYFRRKVTSTPLNLQGQNISYTISMFIPGKKLRKFQEFG, from the coding sequence ATGCAAGATACGTTGCCTTGTCAAAAGAACAAGATCCTTTTAGTAGATGATGATAGGATTATATTAAAGGCTGTCTCCAAGCTTATTTCTCAAAGGCTTTCTTTACCGGTAATTACTGCAGAAAACCTATCAGAGACCCAAAAATGCTTGAAAAAGGAAAGGCAAAACATCGGGCTTGCGGTGTGTGATTATCATCTTCCAGATGCAGAAAAAGGTGAGGCTATCGATTTTTTGCTGTCTCATAACGTCCCTACGATAGTTTTAACCGCTTCATATGACGAAAACTTAAGAGAATCTATTTTGGATAAAGGGGTAGTAGACTATTTAGTAAAAGGAACCCCAAATATTGTCGAGAATCTAATTCTTAGTATAAAAAGGACCCTTAAAAATTCTCAGACTAAAGTTTTAGTGGTAGAAGATATGCCTGTTGATAGAAAGATTATTGCAAACATTTTAAAAAATATGCTTTTTCAGGTTGTAGAAGCCTCAAGCCTTAGGGAAGCTCAAAAAATACTTAAGGAAGACCCTCAAATTAAACTACTGATACTTGATTATTATTTTCCAGAAGAAGATACCTTGGAGTTTCTTTACGAGATTAGGAGGGGTTATTCTAAAAGTGCGTTAGGGATTATAGTCGTTTCAGGCATAGTAAAAACCAAAATGATACCTGTTTTACTAAAGGCAGGGGCCAATGATTTTTTGAGAAAACCTTTTAGTCAAGAAGAATTTATGGTAAGAGTGCACAACACCTTGGACCTCATAGAGTTAATACAAGAACTTGAGTTTTTAGCCTATCATGACCCACTTACAGGGCTTTATAACAGACGATATTTTATGGAAGAAGCCCCTAAATTTCTAAGTATAGCCAAAAGAAGAAATTTGAACCTGGCTTGTTTGGTGATAGATATAGATAATTTTAAACAAATCAACGATACTTACGGTCATGAAGTAGGAGATTTAGTATTAAAAGATTTGGCTGAAAAACTAAAAGAAACCTTTAAAAGAGAAGAAGACATAGTAGCCAGGTTTGGCGGGGAAGAATTCGTAGTCTTGATCCTTTATTCAGACAAAAGAGCATTTATAGAATTTATAGAGTATTTTAGGAGAAAAGTTACCTCAACTCCTTTAAATCTACAGGGTCAAAATATCAGTTATACTATCTCTATGTTCATTCCAGGAAAAAAGTTGAGGAAATTCCAGGAATTTGGTTGA
- a CDS encoding DUF2344 domain-containing protein, whose amino-acid sequence MADYPYQILINIKKPSRYLGEEPFFKKKAWEKTDLKICFCYPDLYEIGRSHLGINILAYLVNQKEQYLADLGFAVAPDLENALKTKGYPLLSWNYRKPLRDFDVIGISYAYELSATGILQILDLAGIPLRAHHRERDAPLVLGGGPSCGNPEPVAEFFDAFIIGDAEEAIFEVFEVYKNWKNSGKPRTTLWEELTKIEGVYVPLIRNQVKRRILKDLNLETLSWEFGIPVIELSHDRIPMEISRGCTRGCRFCEASFYYRPVREKDPFYVINQIKKNFLTTGITEASLMSLSAGDYTALKTLVKKLKEEFYLNTPCRKYSFSLPSLRVGSIDDELLEFIKLGRKTGLTFAPEAGTERLRKVINKDIDIAQLIEDIRLAKKHGWTKVKLYFMIGLPTEKEEDLEGIYQLFRTLRKEVPQVSITVSVSTFIPKPHTPFQWERQISLEETYEKIKFLKRRLGKNLRYHHPEQSFLEGVIARGDRTIGLVIERAYQKGARFDSWKDFFNLSLWIEAAKEVGVDLNTYLRERSLEENLPWEHIDLRVSKEFLIKERAKAYQGEITKDCRFDRCSKCGVCNEEIKNLLSKKELEEVKLDIQNKPLFPFKGVKEYWYEIYYTKKDKAVFLSQLEVIRLFVLVLNKLGFPLVYTSGFHPHPKIVVDDALPIGVFSERETIGLAMYESGLSTKLQGLEFYPGLRIVKVVERQEKPSLKREKKVYKIEPLTEKELWLNRFATLNFPEGTEMEIKKQEVWVRVYIPNFSLLKFLKQTFELDNPLSLFKIVKY is encoded by the coding sequence ATGGCTGACTATCCTTATCAAATACTTATAAACATTAAAAAGCCTTCTCGGTACTTAGGAGAAGAACCTTTTTTCAAGAAAAAAGCCTGGGAAAAGACAGACCTAAAGATTTGCTTTTGCTATCCAGACCTCTATGAAATAGGTCGTTCCCATTTAGGAATTAACATTTTAGCTTATCTGGTCAACCAGAAAGAACAATATTTAGCAGATTTAGGTTTTGCTGTAGCCCCTGACTTAGAAAATGCCTTAAAGACTAAAGGCTATCCTTTATTAAGTTGGAACTACCGAAAGCCTCTCAGAGATTTTGACGTCATAGGAATAAGCTATGCTTATGAGCTTTCAGCTACCGGAATCTTACAGATATTAGACCTTGCTGGAATTCCTTTAAGGGCTCACCACAGAGAAAGAGATGCTCCCCTAGTTTTAGGGGGAGGTCCAAGTTGTGGGAATCCAGAGCCTGTAGCAGAGTTTTTTGATGCTTTTATCATAGGAGACGCAGAAGAGGCTATTTTTGAGGTGTTTGAGGTTTATAAAAACTGGAAAAATAGTGGAAAACCTCGTACCACCCTCTGGGAAGAATTAACCAAAATAGAGGGAGTTTATGTTCCTCTGATAAGAAACCAGGTGAAAAGAAGGATTTTAAAGGATTTAAACTTAGAAACCTTAAGTTGGGAGTTTGGTATCCCTGTAATCGAGCTTTCTCACGACCGAATCCCGATGGAAATTTCAAGAGGTTGTACCAGGGGATGTCGTTTTTGCGAGGCAAGTTTTTACTATCGCCCTGTAAGAGAAAAAGACCCGTTTTATGTGATAAACCAGATAAAGAAAAATTTTCTAACTACCGGGATTACAGAAGCCTCTTTAATGAGCCTTTCTGCTGGAGATTATACTGCACTTAAAACGTTGGTAAAAAAACTAAAAGAAGAGTTTTATCTAAACACACCTTGTAGAAAGTATTCATTTTCTCTTCCTTCTTTAAGGGTAGGTAGTATCGATGACGAACTGTTAGAGTTTATAAAACTTGGAAGAAAAACCGGCCTTACTTTTGCCCCAGAAGCAGGAACAGAAAGGCTGAGAAAGGTTATAAATAAAGATATAGATATTGCTCAGCTTATAGAAGACATAAGACTTGCCAAAAAACATGGGTGGACCAAGGTAAAACTTTATTTTATGATCGGCCTTCCTACAGAAAAAGAAGAAGATTTAGAAGGCATCTATCAGCTTTTTCGAACCCTTAGAAAAGAAGTCCCCCAAGTTAGTATAACTGTCTCAGTTTCAACGTTTATTCCTAAACCCCATACTCCATTTCAATGGGAAAGACAGATTTCCTTAGAAGAAACCTATGAGAAAATTAAATTTTTAAAAAGAAGGTTAGGGAAGAACCTTCGGTACCATCACCCTGAGCAAAGTTTTCTCGAGGGAGTGATTGCCAGAGGAGATAGAACCATAGGTTTGGTGATAGAAAGAGCCTATCAGAAAGGGGCAAGGTTTGATAGCTGGAAAGACTTTTTTAACTTAAGTCTTTGGATTGAGGCTGCTAAAGAGGTTGGGGTTGACCTAAACACCTACCTAAGAGAAAGGTCTTTAGAAGAAAATCTTCCTTGGGAACATATAGACCTGAGAGTTTCTAAGGAGTTTTTAATAAAAGAAAGAGCTAAGGCTTACCAAGGTGAAATTACTAAAGATTGTAGGTTTGATCGATGCAGTAAATGCGGGGTTTGCAATGAAGAGATTAAAAACTTATTGAGCAAAAAAGAGCTCGAAGAAGTAAAGTTAGATATACAGAATAAACCTTTATTTCCTTTTAAAGGGGTTAAAGAATATTGGTATGAGATTTATTATACCAAAAAAGATAAAGCGGTTTTTCTTTCCCAGCTTGAGGTGATAAGACTCTTTGTGTTAGTCTTAAACAAACTTGGATTCCCCTTGGTTTATACTTCAGGGTTTCACCCTCATCCCAAAATAGTCGTGGATGATGCCCTCCCTATCGGTGTTTTTTCAGAGAGGGAAACCATAGGGTTGGCTATGTATGAGTCAGGCCTTTCTACAAAATTGCAAGGATTAGAGTTTTACCCAGGTCTCCGTATCGTTAAAGTAGTAGAAAGACAAGAAAAACCAAGTTTAAAAAGAGAGAAAAAAGTCTACAAAATCGAACCTTTAACAGAAAAAGAACTCTGGTTAAATAGGTTTGCTACTCTTAACTTTCCAGAAGGCACAGAGATGGAAATAAAAAAACAAGAAGTTTGGGTTAGAGTTTATATCCCTAACTTTTCTTTGTTAAAATTTTTAAAACAAACTTTCGAACTTGACAACCCACTTTCGTTGTTTAAAATTGTTAAATATTAA
- a CDS encoding rod shape-determining protein — MLAKIFSWFSKDMAIDLGTANTLIYLKGRGIILSEPSVVAVKEDGRFKKVIAVGEEAKKMVGKTPGSIKAIRPLREGVIADFEVTEAMIRYFIQKVHNRGYFVKPRIIISVPSGTTQVERRAVKESAETAGAREVYLIEEPMAAAIGAGLPVTEPVANMIVDIGGGTTEVAVISLGGIVVSHSLKVAGDKIDEAIASYIKKRYNLLIGEATAEQIKINVGDVLPEEPYATMEIKGRDLVTGIPKTIIITSKEIQEAIKEPVDMIIQVIKQVLEETPPELAADMVDRGIVLSGGGALLKNLDKLIQKETGLNVTIAENPLHCVALGAGKALDEIDRLKEVMVQA, encoded by the coding sequence ATGTTAGCAAAAATTTTTAGCTGGTTTTCGAAAGATATGGCTATAGATTTAGGAACTGCGAATACCCTTATCTACCTAAAAGGTAGAGGGATCATTCTTAGTGAACCCTCTGTAGTAGCGGTTAAAGAGGATGGAAGGTTTAAAAAGGTGATAGCTGTAGGAGAAGAAGCAAAAAAGATGGTAGGGAAAACACCAGGAAGTATTAAGGCTATAAGACCATTGAGGGAAGGGGTTATTGCTGATTTTGAGGTAACAGAAGCAATGATCAGATACTTTATTCAGAAAGTGCACAATAGGGGATATTTTGTAAAACCAAGGATTATCATAAGTGTACCTTCTGGGACTACCCAGGTTGAAAGAAGGGCGGTAAAAGAAAGCGCAGAAACCGCCGGGGCAAGAGAGGTGTATCTGATAGAAGAGCCCATGGCAGCAGCCATAGGGGCAGGACTTCCGGTGACTGAACCTGTGGCCAACATGATAGTAGACATCGGAGGAGGAACAACCGAGGTAGCCGTTATCTCCCTTGGAGGAATAGTGGTCAGCCATTCCCTTAAAGTTGCAGGGGATAAAATAGATGAGGCCATTGCAAGTTATATCAAAAAGAGATACAACCTTTTGATAGGAGAAGCTACAGCAGAGCAGATCAAAATCAACGTAGGAGATGTTTTACCTGAAGAACCTTATGCTACGATGGAAATAAAGGGAAGGGATCTGGTTACAGGAATACCTAAAACCATTATTATTACCTCTAAGGAAATACAAGAAGCTATCAAAGAACCTGTAGACATGATAATCCAAGTGATAAAACAGGTGCTAGAGGAGACTCCTCCTGAATTAGCGGCTGACATGGTAGACAGAGGGATTGTTTTAAGTGGAGGGGGTGCATTGCTTAAAAACTTAGACAAACTTATTCAAAAAGAAACCGGGCTTAATGTCACCATAGCAGAAAATCCTCTTCATTGTGTAGCCTTAGGGGCAGGTAAAGCCCTTGATGAGATAGACAGGCTAAAAGAGGTGATGGTTCAGGCTTAA
- a CDS encoding YHS domain-containing protein, which translates to MKLFLILVLALLVYYLYFKKRKKTVSLKDKKKVADLVFDETCQTYVKKEEALKIEVQGKTYYFCSKACAEKFLAKTKNLS; encoded by the coding sequence ATGAAACTCTTTTTGATATTAGTGTTAGCTTTATTAGTCTATTATCTTTATTTTAAAAAACGGAAAAAGACTGTAAGTTTAAAGGATAAAAAAAAGGTAGCAGACTTGGTTTTTGACGAAACCTGCCAAACCTACGTAAAAAAAGAAGAAGCCTTAAAGATAGAAGTTCAAGGCAAAACCTACTATTTTTGTTCTAAAGCCTGTGCAGAAAAGTTTTTAGCTAAGACCAAGAACCTTTCTTAA
- the folK gene encoding 2-amino-4-hydroxy-6-hydroxymethyldihydropteridine diphosphokinase → MGSNLGNRRENLKQAIFCLQQIGIKIKAISNIYETSPWGFTTPFSFYNLIALVETSLSPFALLFEIKKIEATLGKIPKVTKRDYQDRFIDIDLIFYEDLNLETNVLTLPHPLAHLRDFVMVPVVELVPDWVHPVLRKSLKDIFEEKRNLFVKNVKKIGVLQ, encoded by the coding sequence TTGGGGTCAAATTTAGGTAACCGACGAGAAAATCTAAAACAAGCGATATTTTGTTTACAACAGATAGGGATAAAAATAAAGGCTATTTCAAATATTTACGAAACCTCACCATGGGGGTTCACAACCCCCTTTTCTTTTTACAACCTGATAGCTTTAGTAGAAACCTCTTTATCCCCCTTTGCCCTTCTTTTTGAGATCAAAAAGATCGAGGCCACTTTGGGGAAGATCCCCAAGGTCACCAAAAGAGATTACCAGGATCGTTTTATCGACATAGACCTTATCTTTTATGAAGACCTAAACTTAGAGACAAACGTTTTAACCCTTCCTCATCCTTTAGCACACTTAAGAGATTTTGTTATGGTACCAGTGGTTGAACTTGTTCCAGATTGGGTTCATCCTGTGTTAAGAAAATCTTTAAAAGATATTTTTGAAGAAAAAAGAAATCTTTTTGTAAAAAACGTAAAAAAGATAGGTGTGCTGCAATGA
- a CDS encoding LL-diaminopimelate aminotransferase: protein MELSNRLKKVPPYLFVEIDRLKSEKLKEGADVIDLGIGDPDLPTPAEIVEVAKRALEKPENHKYPSNAGAFFYRKACADYMKRRFGLDFDPETEVTTLIGSKEGIAHFPIAFVNPGDIVLCPDPGYPVYHLGAIFTDGEPFYLPLTWENDFLPDFTKVPTQILERTKILWLNYPNNPTGATASKEFFKEVIALAKKYNFIVAHDAAYIEMYYEEPPISIFEVEGAKEIAIEFHSLSKTFCMTGWRIGFAVGNATLVSALAKVKSNIDSGAFTAIQEAGAYALNNLEKITPSLIKVFKERRDFLCAELERLGYQLKKPSATFYLWVKVPEGMDSREFCKKVLQDLAIVVTPGVGFGSAGEGYFRIALTVDIQRLKEAVGRLATLKF from the coding sequence ATGGAACTTTCTAACAGACTAAAAAAAGTTCCTCCCTATCTTTTTGTGGAGATAGACCGTTTGAAATCAGAAAAGCTTAAAGAAGGGGCAGATGTTATAGACCTTGGCATAGGAGACCCTGACTTACCTACTCCGGCTGAAATCGTAGAGGTAGCCAAAAGAGCTTTGGAAAAACCAGAGAATCATAAATATCCCTCAAACGCAGGAGCATTTTTTTACCGTAAAGCCTGTGCAGATTACATGAAAAGACGTTTTGGGCTTGATTTTGACCCTGAAACCGAAGTAACCACCCTTATCGGGTCTAAAGAAGGTATAGCCCATTTCCCGATAGCCTTTGTAAATCCAGGTGATATAGTCCTCTGCCCAGATCCGGGGTATCCGGTTTATCACTTAGGGGCTATTTTTACCGACGGAGAACCTTTTTATCTTCCTCTTACCTGGGAAAACGATTTCTTACCAGACTTTACCAAAGTTCCAACACAGATCTTAGAAAGAACTAAAATTTTATGGTTAAACTACCCTAACAATCCTACCGGTGCCACGGCTTCTAAGGAGTTTTTCAAAGAGGTTATAGCCCTTGCTAAAAAATACAATTTTATCGTGGCTCATGACGCCGCTTATATAGAAATGTATTACGAAGAGCCTCCTATAAGCATTTTTGAAGTTGAAGGGGCTAAAGAGATAGCTATAGAATTCCACAGTTTATCTAAGACCTTTTGTATGACAGGTTGGAGGATAGGTTTTGCGGTAGGTAATGCCACCTTGGTTTCTGCTTTAGCTAAGGTAAAAAGTAACATAGATTCAGGAGCCTTTACAGCCATCCAGGAAGCAGGGGCTTATGCATTAAACAATCTTGAAAAAATAACTCCTTCTTTGATAAAAGTATTTAAGGAAAGAAGAGACTTTTTATGTGCAGAACTTGAACGCCTGGGATATCAGTTAAAAAAGCCTTCTGCTACCTTTTATCTTTGGGTAAAAGTTCCGGAAGGGATGGATTCAAGAGAGTTTTGTAAAAAAGTTTTACAGGATTTAGCAATAGTGGTAACCCCTGGTGTAGGTTTTGGTTCTGCTGGAGAAGGATATTTTAGAATAGCCCTTACAGTAGACATTCAAAGGTTAAAGGAGGCGGTAGGGCGGTTAGCTACCCTCAAGTTTTAA
- a CDS encoding inositol-3-phosphate synthase — translation MSKTVKVAIAGVGNCASSLVQGVFYYKEVDLSKIHGIMFPKIGDYKPSDIEFVAAWDVDARKVGKDLSEAIFSPPNCTTIFYRDVPKLNVKVRKGKVLDGVANHMFNFPVDKSFQISPEKEDSLEDMVAVLKETQADVLINYVPVGSEQAARFYAEVCLKAGVAFVNAMPTFIVSDPEWGARFEKEGIPAVGDDIKSQLGATILHRTLVQLFIDRGIPLKRTYQLNFGGNTDFLNMLERGRLKTKKISKTEAVTSLLPYDIGWENVHIGPSDWVPWLKDKKIAYIRLEGEHFGGVPLSVEVKLEVEDSPNSAGSALDAIRCAKLAKDRGIGGPLLSISAYTMKHPPKQFPDHIARQMVLEFIEGKRER, via the coding sequence ATGTCTAAGACTGTAAAGGTGGCTATCGCTGGGGTAGGAAACTGTGCAAGTTCTTTAGTCCAAGGGGTTTTTTATTATAAAGAGGTAGACCTTTCAAAGATTCATGGCATCATGTTTCCTAAGATAGGAGATTATAAACCTTCAGACATAGAATTTGTGGCTGCCTGGGATGTAGACGCAAGAAAGGTAGGAAAAGATTTGTCTGAGGCTATTTTTAGTCCCCCTAACTGTACTACCATTTTTTACAGAGACGTTCCCAAGCTTAACGTGAAAGTAAGGAAAGGTAAGGTTTTAGACGGAGTTGCTAACCATATGTTTAATTTTCCTGTAGATAAAAGTTTCCAAATTTCTCCAGAAAAAGAAGACAGTTTGGAAGACATGGTGGCTGTTCTTAAGGAAACCCAGGCAGATGTGTTGATAAATTATGTGCCAGTAGGGTCTGAACAGGCAGCCAGGTTTTATGCCGAGGTTTGTTTAAAGGCAGGGGTTGCTTTTGTAAACGCCATGCCCACCTTTATAGTTTCAGACCCAGAATGGGGAGCTAGGTTTGAAAAAGAAGGTATCCCTGCGGTGGGGGACGACATAAAATCTCAACTTGGTGCAACCATTTTACATAGAACTTTGGTGCAGCTTTTTATAGACAGAGGTATACCTTTAAAAAGGACTTATCAGTTAAACTTTGGTGGAAATACCGATTTTTTAAACATGTTAGAAAGAGGCCGTTTAAAAACCAAAAAGATTTCTAAGACAGAGGCTGTAACCAGCCTTCTGCCTTACGACATAGGATGGGAAAATGTGCATATAGGTCCTTCAGACTGGGTTCCCTGGTTAAAGGACAAAAAAATTGCCTATATTAGGCTTGAGGGAGAACATTTTGGAGGGGTTCCTCTTTCTGTAGAGGTTAAGTTAGAGGTAGAAGATTCTCCAAACTCTGCAGGATCTGCCTTAGATGCGATAAGATGTGCTAAGCTTGCCAAAGATAGAGGTATAGGAGGTCCTTTACTTTCCATCTCTGCTTATACGATGAAACATCCTCCTAAACAATTCCCTGACCATATAGCCAGACAGATGGTTTTAGAATTTATCGAAGGGAAAAGAGAACGATAA
- the gyrA gene encoding DNA gyrase subunit A codes for MSEVITVSLEEELKESYLDYAMSVIVGRALPDVRDGLKPVQRRILYAMYETGNDWNKPYKKSARIVGEVIGKYHPHGDMPVYESIVRMAQDFTMRYPLIDGQGNFGSVDGDAPAAMRYTEVRLAKIAHELLADIEKETVEFVPNYDNTLKEPVVLPSKIPNLLINGSSGIAVGMATSIPPHNLSEVINGLIFLLRNPEASVEDLMQYIKGPDFPTGAYIVGTEGIKQAYTTGRGSIKLKAKHKIEREKDKVRIVFDEIPYQVSKAKVVEKIAQLAKDKKIEGIAEVRDESDREGIRIVVELKKEWANAPYTILKKIYEMTPLQTSFGVIMLALVNGKPEVLNLKDILQNFLNWRKTVIIRRTQYELRKSKERLHILEGFLKALSHIDEIIELIKKSQTPKEAKEALIKRFDFSEIQAQEILNLRLQRLTALEREKILLEYEEIKRAISYYEKILTHEPTLLAVVEEELKEIKEKYGDERRTQIIFEDDSDEVIQEEKLPSEEVLFLISEEGYVRKLPLELFSPQKRGGKGSLAFTSEERLKVAIQTEATAVLWIFTEDGKVYPLDLRELSFSGKTVKGTYIKNLLPNLESPVSFVLPPAEEGFLVLATAKGIVKKLEIEELKNLRKNGLIVISLKKGDRLCKGVITNGNDRLLFLTKKGMSLHFEEEELGVTKRQAEGVVGIRLDANDEVLGLIKTSSQGYLFTITEKGFGKKTPFSDFRLQGRGGKGIIAHGLNEKTGYLADGVATFEKEDFVVFSSSGKAIRISSQDVPQQGRATKGVRIITLLPGEIVMGITPIRIEEKT; via the coding sequence ATGTCAGAAGTAATCACTGTTTCTTTAGAAGAAGAGCTCAAGGAATCTTATTTAGACTATGCGATGAGTGTTATCGTGGGGAGAGCTCTTCCTGATGTAAGGGATGGTTTAAAGCCTGTTCAAAGAAGAATCCTTTATGCTATGTATGAAACAGGAAACGACTGGAATAAGCCTTACAAAAAAAGTGCAAGAATTGTGGGAGAGGTTATCGGTAAATATCATCCTCACGGAGATATGCCTGTTTATGAGTCTATAGTAAGAATGGCTCAAGATTTTACCATGAGATATCCTCTTATAGATGGACAAGGAAACTTTGGTTCTGTCGACGGGGATGCTCCTGCCGCGATGAGATATACTGAAGTAAGGCTTGCTAAGATCGCCCATGAACTTTTAGCAGACATAGAAAAAGAAACGGTAGAGTTTGTCCCTAACTATGATAACACCTTGAAAGAACCTGTAGTTTTACCTTCCAAAATTCCTAATCTTTTGATAAACGGCTCATCAGGAATAGCGGTTGGAATGGCAACTAGCATCCCACCTCATAACCTTTCCGAAGTAATCAACGGGCTAATTTTCCTTTTGAGAAATCCTGAGGCATCAGTAGAAGATTTGATGCAATATATAAAAGGGCCAGACTTTCCTACCGGAGCCTATATCGTAGGCACTGAAGGCATAAAACAGGCCTATACTACAGGTAGAGGAAGTATAAAACTTAAGGCTAAGCATAAGATAGAACGAGAAAAAGATAAAGTTAGGATAGTCTTTGACGAAATTCCCTATCAGGTTAGCAAAGCTAAGGTGGTAGAAAAGATAGCTCAATTGGCTAAAGATAAGAAAATCGAAGGTATCGCAGAAGTACGAGATGAGTCTGACAGAGAGGGTATAAGGATTGTGGTTGAACTTAAGAAAGAATGGGCGAACGCCCCTTATACTATCTTAAAAAAGATTTACGAGATGACTCCTCTTCAGACTTCTTTTGGTGTTATCATGTTGGCTTTGGTTAACGGAAAACCTGAGGTCCTTAATCTTAAGGATATTTTGCAAAATTTCTTAAACTGGAGAAAGACTGTTATTATAAGAAGGACGCAATATGAGCTTAGGAAATCTAAGGAAAGACTTCATATTTTAGAAGGTTTTTTAAAGGCACTTTCTCATATAGACGAAATTATAGAACTTATCAAGAAATCTCAAACTCCTAAGGAAGCGAAAGAAGCCCTTATAAAGAGGTTTGATTTTAGCGAGATACAAGCTCAGGAGATTTTAAACCTTAGACTTCAAAGGTTAACAGCCTTAGAAAGAGAAAAGATACTCCTCGAGTATGAAGAAATTAAAAGGGCTATAAGTTATTATGAGAAGATTTTAACCCATGAGCCCACTCTTCTTGCGGTAGTAGAAGAAGAATTGAAAGAAATAAAAGAAAAATATGGAGATGAAAGAAGAACTCAGATCATTTTTGAAGATGACTCGGATGAGGTAATTCAGGAAGAGAAGTTACCTTCGGAAGAAGTTTTGTTTTTGATAAGTGAAGAAGGGTACGTGAGAAAGCTTCCTTTAGAACTTTTCAGCCCGCAAAAAAGAGGGGGGAAAGGTAGTTTAGCCTTTACCTCTGAAGAAAGGTTAAAAGTTGCCATCCAGACAGAGGCTACAGCGGTTTTGTGGATTTTTACAGAAGACGGGAAGGTATACCCACTTGACCTTAGAGAGCTTTCCTTTTCTGGAAAAACAGTTAAGGGAACTTATATCAAGAATTTGCTCCCTAACCTGGAAAGTCCTGTGTCCTTTGTGCTTCCTCCTGCTGAAGAAGGGTTTTTAGTCTTGGCTACAGCCAAAGGTATCGTTAAAAAACTTGAGATAGAAGAATTAAAAAACCTAAGGAAAAACGGGCTTATAGTGATAAGTCTAAAAAAAGGAGATAGACTTTGTAAAGGTGTGATTACCAACGGTAACGATCGTCTGCTTTTTTTGACCAAGAAAGGGATGAGCCTTCATTTTGAGGAAGAGGAACTTGGTGTCACCAAAAGGCAGGCTGAAGGGGTGGTAGGTATTAGGTTAGACGCCAACGATGAAGTTTTAGGATTAATAAAGACTTCTTCCCAAGGATATCTTTTTACGATCACAGAAAAAGGTTTTGGTAAAAAAACCCCCTTTTCTGATTTTAGGTTACAAGGAAGAGGAGGAAAGGGTATCATAGCTCATGGATTAAACGAAAAAACAGGATATTTAGCAGATGGGGTAGCTACTTTTGAAAAAGAAGACTTTGTGGTTTTTTCAAGTTCTGGTAAAGCAATAAGGATTTCCTCTCAAGATGTGCCTCAACAAGGGAGGGCTACTAAAGGAGTAAGGATTATAACGTTGTTGCCTGGAGAAATAGTGATGGGAATAACTCCGATAAGGATAGAAGAAAAAACTTAA
- a CDS encoding lysophospholipid acyltransferase family protein — protein MEKVAEVLRNFLCWVYCLVTVPVFGSLALLIRKHFWARIWCKGLLKVLGIEIKVYQEIDLPKGSYVFMSNHQSQLDIPVLEKVLEAYNIRFLAKKSLFNIPFFGWGLKALGYVPVEREDPKEGFKSILACVERLKEGVSLVVFPEGTRSKDGDLLPFKLGGFLIPIKAQVKVVPVSLWGTKDILPKGSLWLKVGKRRKVGVYLGAPIETTGLSLRDKQVLAQQVKESILKGIEHLKKEV, from the coding sequence AAAGGTGGCTGAGGTTCTAAGAAATTTTTTGTGCTGGGTCTATTGTTTAGTAACCGTTCCTGTTTTCGGAAGTTTAGCTTTATTGATAAGAAAACATTTTTGGGCAAGAATCTGGTGTAAAGGGTTGTTAAAGGTATTAGGGATAGAGATCAAGGTTTATCAAGAGATAGATTTACCTAAGGGTAGTTATGTTTTTATGAGTAATCATCAAAGTCAGCTCGATATCCCGGTTTTAGAAAAGGTACTTGAAGCCTATAACATAAGGTTTTTAGCCAAAAAAAGTCTTTTTAACATCCCTTTTTTTGGATGGGGATTAAAGGCGTTAGGATATGTGCCTGTGGAAAGAGAAGACCCTAAGGAGGGGTTTAAAAGTATCTTAGCCTGCGTAGAAAGGTTAAAAGAAGGGGTTTCTCTGGTAGTTTTTCCTGAAGGTACACGAAGTAAGGACGGAGATCTTTTGCCTTTTAAGCTTGGGGGGTTTTTAATCCCGATTAAAGCTCAGGTGAAGGTAGTGCCTGTTTCTCTGTGGGGGACAAAAGATATTTTACCTAAGGGGTCTCTTTGGTTAAAGGTAGGAAAAAGAAGGAAGGTAGGGGTTTATTTAGGAGCACCTATAGAGACTACTGGTTTGTCTTTAAGGGACAAACAGGTTTTAGCTCAACAGGTAAAAGAGTCTATTTTAAAAGGGATAGAGCACCTTAAGAAGGAGGTGTAG